One Ricinus communis isolate WT05 ecotype wild-type chromosome 1, ASM1957865v1, whole genome shotgun sequence DNA window includes the following coding sequences:
- the LOC8264578 gene encoding protein SOB FIVE-LIKE 4 has protein sequence MESSHVFGGAEECHSSESGWTMYLDSSIHGGNNQLSYNDEEDDHHRYHGGGSGKYYYQEEDSDDSMASDASSGPSLQGMAQFKSKQEKEDYEDDGKYYSTSKLNKQVEKQKKTAQRRRKDEKKEEAGFNAARANSNANNSTPAQSGSKVRKSIWMGKRK, from the coding sequence ATGGAGTCTTCCCATGTTTTTGGAGGAGCAGAAGAGTGTCACAGCAGCGAATCTGGATGGACTATGTATCTTGATTCCTCTATACATGGTGGTAACAATCAACTTAGCTACaatgatgaagaagatgatcatCATCGATATCATGGTGGCGGCAGTGGTAAATACTACTATCAGGAAGAAGACAGTGATGATTCTATGGCTTCTGATGCTTCTTCTGGTCCAAGTCTGCAAGGCATGGCTCAATTCAAAAGCAAGCAAGAGAAAGAAGATTATGAGGATGACGGGAAGTACTACTCCACAAGTAAACTTAACAAACAAGTGGagaagcaaaagaaaacaGCTCAAAGGAGGAGGAAGgatgagaagaaagaagaagctGGATTCAATGCAGCAAGAGCTAATAGTAATGCTAATAACAGTACTCCTGCTCAAAGTGGTTCCAAGGTAAGAAAAAGCATTTGGAtggggaaaagaaaatag